A genomic segment from Dasypus novemcinctus isolate mDasNov1 chromosome X, mDasNov1.1.hap2, whole genome shotgun sequence encodes:
- the LOC105747139 gene encoding large ribosomal subunit protein eL21-like, whose translation FAKITITKGKRRGTRYMFSRPFRKYVVVLLATYMQIYKKGDIVDIKGMGTVQKGMPHKCYHGKTGRVYNVTQHAVGIVVSKQVKGKILAKRINVRIEHTKHSKRRDSFLNCVKENDQKKKEAKEKGTWVQLKRQPAPSRKSHFVRTNGKEPELLEPIPY comes from the coding sequence TTCGCCAAAATTACAATCacaaagggaaagaggagagggacCCGCTATATGTTTTCTAGGCCTTTTAGAAAATATGTAGTTGTTCTTTTGGCCACATATATGCAAATCTACAAGAAAGGTGATATTGTAGACATAAAGGGAATGGGCACTGTTCAAAAAGGAATGCCCCACAAATGTTACCATGGTAAAACAGGAAGAGTCTACAACGTTACCCAGCATGCTGTTGGCATAGTGGTAAGCAAACAGGTTAAGGGCAAGATTCTTGCCAAGAGAATTAATGTACGCATTGAGCATACTAAGCACTCTAAGAGGCGAGATAGCTTCCTAAATTGTGTGAAGGAAAACgatcagaaaaagaaggaagctaAAGAGAAAGGTACCTGGGTCCAACTGAAACGCCAGCCTGCTCCATCCAGGAAATCACACTTTGTGAGAACTAATGGAAAAGAACCTGAGCTACTGGAACCTATTCCCTATTAA